One Lutzomyia longipalpis isolate SR_M1_2022 chromosome 4, ASM2433408v1 DNA segment encodes these proteins:
- the LOC129796401 gene encoding hexokinase type 2 isoform X3, protein MASDLLKKEIKEKCEELVLTDEKTKQYMKNLLVELNKGLKKKTHAEADIKCFVTYVQDLPNGKETGKFLALDLGGTNFRVLLIHLKAENEFEMLSKIYAIPKNIMVGTGKQLFDHIAECLANFMKEHQVYKERLPLGFTFSFPLTQLGLTKGLLVRWTKGFDCEGVVGVDVVQLLKDAIARRGDVQIEVCAILNDTTGTLMSCAWKNHNTRIGLIVGTGSNACYVEKVENAEMFDVPENKKPHVIINTEWGAFGDNGALDFVRTEFDRDIDENSINPGSQLQEKMISGMYLGELARLVIQKFTKSGHLFGGKGSELLFKRWKFFTKYVSEIESDKPGVFTNCREVMEELGLGHATDEDCANVRYICECISRRAAHLVSAGIAVLINKMEEPNVTVGVDGSVYRFHPKFHDLMMEKTRQYVNPGINFDLMLSEDGSGRGAALVAAVASRETQ, encoded by the exons ATGGCTTCAGATTTACTGAAAAAAGAG ATTAAGGAAAAGTGTGAAGAGTTGGTGCTAACAGATGAAAAAACGAAGCAGTACATGAAGAATTTGCTGGTGGAACTCAACAAAGgtctgaagaagaaaacacaTGCAGAAGCTGATATCAAATGCTTCGTAACGTACGTTCAGGATTTGCCAAATGGAAAAG AGACTGGCAAATTTTTGGCATTGGATCTGGGTGGAACGAATTTTCGTGTTCTTCTAATTCACCTCAAGGCAGAGAATGAATTTGAGATGCTCTCTAAGATCTATGCTATCCCCAAGAATATTATGGTGGGCACAGGGAAGCAGCTCTTTGATCATATTGCAGAATGTCTGGCGAACTTTATGAAA GAACATCAAGTGTACAAGGAACGTCTTCCGCTGGGATTCACCTTCTCCTTCCCCCTTACACAGCTTGGACTCACAAAGGGTCTCCTCGTACGATGGACCAAAGGTTTCGACTGTGAGGGTGTTGTTGGTGTTGATGTGGTGCAACTCCTGAAGGACGCCATTGCAAGACGTGGA GACGTGCAAATTGAAGTCTGTGCAATTCTGAATGATACAACGGGTACATTGATGTCTTGTGCATGGAAAAATCACAATACGAGAATTGGACTGATTGTTG GAACTGGAAGCAATGCGTGTTACGtggaaaaagttgaaaatgcaGAAATGTTCGACGTGCCGGAGAACAAGAAGCCGCATGTGATCATTAATACAGAATGGGGGGCATTTGGGGACAATGGAGCCCTTGATTTTGTACGCACTGAATTTGACAGGGATATCGATGAGAATAGCATAAATCCCGGAAGTCAATT GCAAGAAAAGATGATTTCGGGGATGTATCTGGGCGAATTGGCGCGTCTTGTGATTCAGAAATTCACAAAGAGTGGCCATTTGTTTGGTGGAAAGGGCTCGGAGTTGCTGTTCAAGCGATGGAAGTTCTTCACAAAGTACGTCTCGGAAATTGAATCAGACAAACCGGGAGTCTTTACCAATTGCCGCGAAGTGATGGAGGAATTGGGCTTGGGACATGCAACTGATGAAGATTGTGCCAATGTACGTTATATTTGCGAATGCATATCCCGCAGGGCGGCTCATCTTGTTTCAGCGGGTATTGCGGTGCTTATCAATAAAATGGAGGAACCCAATGTTACT GTCGGTGTTGATGGCTCAGTGTATCGTTTCCATCCCAAATTCCATGATTTAATGATGGAGAAGACGAGGCAATATGTCAATCCAGGCATCAACTTTGACCTCATGCTGTCGGAAGATGGTTCAGGACGAGGGGCTGCCCTCGTGGCGGCTGTTGCCTCGCGCGAAACTCAATAG
- the LOC129796401 gene encoding hexokinase type 2 isoform X1, with protein MECLTNICRRRKKAKIAEYIKEKCEELVLTDEKTKQYMKNLLVELNKGLKKKTHAEADIKCFVTYVQDLPNGKETGKFLALDLGGTNFRVLLIHLKAENEFEMLSKIYAIPKNIMVGTGKQLFDHIAECLANFMKEHQVYKERLPLGFTFSFPLTQLGLTKGLLVRWTKGFDCEGVVGVDVVQLLKDAIARRGDVQIEVCAILNDTTGTLMSCAWKNHNTRIGLIVGTGSNACYVEKVENAEMFDVPENKKPHVIINTEWGAFGDNGALDFVRTEFDRDIDENSINPGSQLQEKMISGMYLGELARLVIQKFTKSGHLFGGKGSELLFKRWKFFTKYVSEIESDKPGVFTNCREVMEELGLGHATDEDCANVRYICECISRRAAHLVSAGIAVLINKMEEPNVTVGVDGSVYRFHPKFHDLMMEKTRQYVNPGINFDLMLSEDGSGRGAALVAAVASRETQ; from the exons atggaatgtttAACCAATATCTGtcggagaagaaaaaaggcaaaaattgcAGAATAT ATTAAGGAAAAGTGTGAAGAGTTGGTGCTAACAGATGAAAAAACGAAGCAGTACATGAAGAATTTGCTGGTGGAACTCAACAAAGgtctgaagaagaaaacacaTGCAGAAGCTGATATCAAATGCTTCGTAACGTACGTTCAGGATTTGCCAAATGGAAAAG AGACTGGCAAATTTTTGGCATTGGATCTGGGTGGAACGAATTTTCGTGTTCTTCTAATTCACCTCAAGGCAGAGAATGAATTTGAGATGCTCTCTAAGATCTATGCTATCCCCAAGAATATTATGGTGGGCACAGGGAAGCAGCTCTTTGATCATATTGCAGAATGTCTGGCGAACTTTATGAAA GAACATCAAGTGTACAAGGAACGTCTTCCGCTGGGATTCACCTTCTCCTTCCCCCTTACACAGCTTGGACTCACAAAGGGTCTCCTCGTACGATGGACCAAAGGTTTCGACTGTGAGGGTGTTGTTGGTGTTGATGTGGTGCAACTCCTGAAGGACGCCATTGCAAGACGTGGA GACGTGCAAATTGAAGTCTGTGCAATTCTGAATGATACAACGGGTACATTGATGTCTTGTGCATGGAAAAATCACAATACGAGAATTGGACTGATTGTTG GAACTGGAAGCAATGCGTGTTACGtggaaaaagttgaaaatgcaGAAATGTTCGACGTGCCGGAGAACAAGAAGCCGCATGTGATCATTAATACAGAATGGGGGGCATTTGGGGACAATGGAGCCCTTGATTTTGTACGCACTGAATTTGACAGGGATATCGATGAGAATAGCATAAATCCCGGAAGTCAATT GCAAGAAAAGATGATTTCGGGGATGTATCTGGGCGAATTGGCGCGTCTTGTGATTCAGAAATTCACAAAGAGTGGCCATTTGTTTGGTGGAAAGGGCTCGGAGTTGCTGTTCAAGCGATGGAAGTTCTTCACAAAGTACGTCTCGGAAATTGAATCAGACAAACCGGGAGTCTTTACCAATTGCCGCGAAGTGATGGAGGAATTGGGCTTGGGACATGCAACTGATGAAGATTGTGCCAATGTACGTTATATTTGCGAATGCATATCCCGCAGGGCGGCTCATCTTGTTTCAGCGGGTATTGCGGTGCTTATCAATAAAATGGAGGAACCCAATGTTACT GTCGGTGTTGATGGCTCAGTGTATCGTTTCCATCCCAAATTCCATGATTTAATGATGGAGAAGACGAGGCAATATGTCAATCCAGGCATCAACTTTGACCTCATGCTGTCGGAAGATGGTTCAGGACGAGGGGCTGCCCTCGTGGCGGCTGTTGCCTCGCGCGAAACTCAATAG
- the LOC129796401 gene encoding hexokinase type 2 isoform X4 — translation MASDLLKKEIKEKCEELVLTDEKTKQYMKNLLVELNKGLKKKTHAEADIKCFVTYVQDLPNGKETGKFLALDLGGTNFRVLLIHLKAENEFEMLSKIYAIPKNIMVGTGKQLFDHIAECLANFMKEHQVYKERLPLGFTFSFPLTQLGLTKGLLVRWTKGFDCEGVVGVDVVQLLKDAIARRGDIEILVMGLLNDSTGTLMSCAHRNHNCKIGVIVGTGSNACYVEKVENAEMFDVPENKKPHVIINTEWGAFGDNGALDFVRTEFDRDIDENSINPGSQLQEKMISGMYLGELARLVIQKFTKSGHLFGGKGSELLFKRWKFFTKYVSEIESDKPGVFTNCREVMEELGLGHATDEDCANVRYICECISRRAAHLVSAGIAVLINKMEEPNVTVGVDGSVYRFHPKFHDLMMEKTRQYVNPGINFDLMLSEDGSGRGAALVAAVASRETQ, via the exons ATGGCTTCAGATTTACTGAAAAAAGAG ATTAAGGAAAAGTGTGAAGAGTTGGTGCTAACAGATGAAAAAACGAAGCAGTACATGAAGAATTTGCTGGTGGAACTCAACAAAGgtctgaagaagaaaacacaTGCAGAAGCTGATATCAAATGCTTCGTAACGTACGTTCAGGATTTGCCAAATGGAAAAG AGACTGGCAAATTTTTGGCATTGGATCTGGGTGGAACGAATTTTCGTGTTCTTCTAATTCACCTCAAGGCAGAGAATGAATTTGAGATGCTCTCTAAGATCTATGCTATCCCCAAGAATATTATGGTGGGCACAGGGAAGCAGCTCTTTGATCATATTGCAGAATGTCTGGCGAACTTTATGAAA GAACATCAAGTGTACAAGGAACGTCTTCCGCTGGGATTCACCTTCTCCTTCCCCCTTACACAGCTTGGACTCACAAAGGGTCTCCTCGTACGATGGACCAAAGGTTTCGACTGTGAGGGTGTTGTTGGTGTTGATGTGGTGCAACTCCTGAAGGACGCCATTGCAAGACGTGGA GACATTGAAATATTGGTGATGGGCTTACTCAATGATTCAACTGGAACGTTAATGTCATGCGCCCACAGAAATCACAATTGCAAAATTGGTGTGATTGTGG GAACTGGAAGCAATGCGTGTTACGtggaaaaagttgaaaatgcaGAAATGTTCGACGTGCCGGAGAACAAGAAGCCGCATGTGATCATTAATACAGAATGGGGGGCATTTGGGGACAATGGAGCCCTTGATTTTGTACGCACTGAATTTGACAGGGATATCGATGAGAATAGCATAAATCCCGGAAGTCAATT GCAAGAAAAGATGATTTCGGGGATGTATCTGGGCGAATTGGCGCGTCTTGTGATTCAGAAATTCACAAAGAGTGGCCATTTGTTTGGTGGAAAGGGCTCGGAGTTGCTGTTCAAGCGATGGAAGTTCTTCACAAAGTACGTCTCGGAAATTGAATCAGACAAACCGGGAGTCTTTACCAATTGCCGCGAAGTGATGGAGGAATTGGGCTTGGGACATGCAACTGATGAAGATTGTGCCAATGTACGTTATATTTGCGAATGCATATCCCGCAGGGCGGCTCATCTTGTTTCAGCGGGTATTGCGGTGCTTATCAATAAAATGGAGGAACCCAATGTTACT GTCGGTGTTGATGGCTCAGTGTATCGTTTCCATCCCAAATTCCATGATTTAATGATGGAGAAGACGAGGCAATATGTCAATCCAGGCATCAACTTTGACCTCATGCTGTCGGAAGATGGTTCAGGACGAGGGGCTGCCCTCGTGGCGGCTGTTGCCTCGCGCGAAACTCAATAG
- the LOC129796405 gene encoding protein FRA10AC1 homolog: MAGNMFRGMDRFELHRALMAHIEEQKKAARRGKTDIDVIRENHQFLWDDTETNLSWERQLAKSYYSKLFREYCICDLTQYKKNQVGLRWRTENEIVLGRGQFICGNKHCGEKDGLTSWEVNFNYTEHGQRKSALVKVRLCVECSRKLNYHTKKRLAKRKSRGKLEGVSKKRPSGDVGTNSKASDGQMLPENAESEVTAEEEVKEDADVQENVWTAKDVPVEDKSREEEFNEFLEDLLL; the protein is encoded by the exons ATGGCAGGGAATATGTTCAGAGGAATGGACAGATTTGAGCTTCACCGAGCCTTGATGGCTCATATTGAGGAACAGAAGAAAGCTGCAAGGAGAGGAAAGACCGACATTGATGTAATCCGGGAGAATCATCAGTTCCTGTGGGATGACACGGAGACAAATCTCTCGTGGGAGCGTCAGCTGGCCAAGAGCTACTACAGCAAACTCTTCCGGGAGTACTGTATATGTGATTTGACGCAGTACAAGAAGAACCAAGTTGGACTTCGATGGCGAACTGAGAATGAAATTGTTCTTGGTCGTGGGCAATTTATCTGTGGCAATAAGCATTGTGGGGAAAAGGATGGGCTTACTAGTTGGGAAGTAAATTTTAACTACACTGAACATGGACAGAGAAAGTCTGCTCTCGTGAAAGTCCGGCTGTGTGTGGAATGTTCCCGGAAATTGAATTACCACACGAAGAAGAGACTTGCGAAGAGGAAATCTCGTGGAAAACTCGAAGGAGTGTCAAAGAAGAGACCATCTGGAGATGTGGGTACAAATTCCAAAGCCTCGGACGGTCAAATGCTTCCGGAAAATGCAGAGAGTGAAGTTACTGCTGAGGAAGAGGTAAAGGAAGACGCTGATGTGCAGGAGAATGTTTGGACTGCTAAAG aCGTCCCCGTGGAGGACAAGAGCCGTGAAGAGGAGTTTAATGAATTCCTGGAGGATCTTTTGCTGTAG
- the LOC129796401 gene encoding hexokinase type 2 isoform X2, giving the protein MECLTNICRRRKKAKIAEYIKEKCEELVLTDEKTKQYMKNLLVELNKGLKKKTHAEADIKCFVTYVQDLPNGKETGKFLALDLGGTNFRVLLIHLKAENEFEMLSKIYAIPKNIMVGTGKQLFDHIAECLANFMKEHQVYKERLPLGFTFSFPLTQLGLTKGLLVRWTKGFDCEGVVGVDVVQLLKDAIARRGDIEILVMGLLNDSTGTLMSCAHRNHNCKIGVIVGTGSNACYVEKVENAEMFDVPENKKPHVIINTEWGAFGDNGALDFVRTEFDRDIDENSINPGSQLQEKMISGMYLGELARLVIQKFTKSGHLFGGKGSELLFKRWKFFTKYVSEIESDKPGVFTNCREVMEELGLGHATDEDCANVRYICECISRRAAHLVSAGIAVLINKMEEPNVTVGVDGSVYRFHPKFHDLMMEKTRQYVNPGINFDLMLSEDGSGRGAALVAAVASRETQ; this is encoded by the exons atggaatgtttAACCAATATCTGtcggagaagaaaaaaggcaaaaattgcAGAATAT ATTAAGGAAAAGTGTGAAGAGTTGGTGCTAACAGATGAAAAAACGAAGCAGTACATGAAGAATTTGCTGGTGGAACTCAACAAAGgtctgaagaagaaaacacaTGCAGAAGCTGATATCAAATGCTTCGTAACGTACGTTCAGGATTTGCCAAATGGAAAAG AGACTGGCAAATTTTTGGCATTGGATCTGGGTGGAACGAATTTTCGTGTTCTTCTAATTCACCTCAAGGCAGAGAATGAATTTGAGATGCTCTCTAAGATCTATGCTATCCCCAAGAATATTATGGTGGGCACAGGGAAGCAGCTCTTTGATCATATTGCAGAATGTCTGGCGAACTTTATGAAA GAACATCAAGTGTACAAGGAACGTCTTCCGCTGGGATTCACCTTCTCCTTCCCCCTTACACAGCTTGGACTCACAAAGGGTCTCCTCGTACGATGGACCAAAGGTTTCGACTGTGAGGGTGTTGTTGGTGTTGATGTGGTGCAACTCCTGAAGGACGCCATTGCAAGACGTGGA GACATTGAAATATTGGTGATGGGCTTACTCAATGATTCAACTGGAACGTTAATGTCATGCGCCCACAGAAATCACAATTGCAAAATTGGTGTGATTGTGG GAACTGGAAGCAATGCGTGTTACGtggaaaaagttgaaaatgcaGAAATGTTCGACGTGCCGGAGAACAAGAAGCCGCATGTGATCATTAATACAGAATGGGGGGCATTTGGGGACAATGGAGCCCTTGATTTTGTACGCACTGAATTTGACAGGGATATCGATGAGAATAGCATAAATCCCGGAAGTCAATT GCAAGAAAAGATGATTTCGGGGATGTATCTGGGCGAATTGGCGCGTCTTGTGATTCAGAAATTCACAAAGAGTGGCCATTTGTTTGGTGGAAAGGGCTCGGAGTTGCTGTTCAAGCGATGGAAGTTCTTCACAAAGTACGTCTCGGAAATTGAATCAGACAAACCGGGAGTCTTTACCAATTGCCGCGAAGTGATGGAGGAATTGGGCTTGGGACATGCAACTGATGAAGATTGTGCCAATGTACGTTATATTTGCGAATGCATATCCCGCAGGGCGGCTCATCTTGTTTCAGCGGGTATTGCGGTGCTTATCAATAAAATGGAGGAACCCAATGTTACT GTCGGTGTTGATGGCTCAGTGTATCGTTTCCATCCCAAATTCCATGATTTAATGATGGAGAAGACGAGGCAATATGTCAATCCAGGCATCAACTTTGACCTCATGCTGTCGGAAGATGGTTCAGGACGAGGGGCTGCCCTCGTGGCGGCTGTTGCCTCGCGCGAAACTCAATAG